A genomic window from Salvelinus sp. IW2-2015 linkage group LG13, ASM291031v2, whole genome shotgun sequence includes:
- the LOC111971267 gene encoding uncharacterized protein: MEGTPKSPAEDSWYRGSKQFEGLKSGRRGRRQTRRERIFSFFLVVPNTGSDTGPGPQPKEPKAEEWLGHFSRQKLGGRGGWEDTPAQPLMSPAKRTGSKLGPVVFVCPFFWLPYRVDWHVKFVRRGVPSLFEASPAGYLGRTNEEQEGLNVQLVNEESGILGRGRSVAQLFQIIKALVKNHYQAAERVFEKLDEKNTKRLSQETFYQLLKSAGEHIEGRANCEKDRTLDFLQLARHFGYSPKSSCFPNAKRSPXKKGDENLRQCSRKLHCVSDILADGVRAKVELSLDELREEFEELDPYRTGFVSQKEFQEVLKGLCAHLDDYEWEMLARKFDINRDGRVSFVEFLRPFGRRKQPWRHGSNMAGILQFHNETEDLSAEKGSSLCDQVPLSSRLRKKLQRQGKILRRAFRRLDSSASGYLSPGEFRAALRLCDVPLDPEEYYHVLAGLDRDLAGRVAYRRLIQDIRKKRTSGTRVK, translated from the exons ATGGAGGGAACACCCAAGTCCCCGGCAGAAGACAGCTGGTACAGGGGCTCCAAGCAATTTGAAGGTCTTAAGTCCGGACGCAGGGGAAGAAGGCAGACACGCCGAGAACGaatcttctccttctttctgg TCGTCCCCAACACTGGCTCTGACACTGGCCCCGGCCCACAGCCAAAGGAGCCAAAGGCAGAGGAGTGGCTGGGCCATTTCTCCAGACAAAAGCTGGGCGGCAGGGGTGGCTGGGAGGACACACCAGCCCAGCCCCTCATGAGTCCAGCCAAGCGGACAGGGAGCAAATTAGGACCAGTGGTTTTTGTCTGCCCTTTCTTTTGGCTCCCTTACAGGGTTGACTGGCATGTCAAGTTTGTCAG GAGAGGAGTTCCCAGCCTCTTCGAGGCAAGTCCTGCTGGATATTTGGGGCGTACAAACGAAGAACAGGAGGGGCTAAACGTGCAACTCGTGAATGAGGAGAGTGGGATTCTGGGACGGGGACGGAGTGTGGCACAG CTGTTCCAGATCATCAAGGCCCTGGTGAAGAACCACTACCAGGCAGCAGAGCGAGTCTTTGAGAAGCTGGATGAGAAGAACACCAAACGTCTCAGTCAAGAGACCTTCTACCAGCTTCTAAAGAG TGCGGGTGAGCACATTGAGGGTCGTGCCAACTGCGAAAAG GACAGGACGCTGGATTTCTTGCAGCTTGCGCGCCACTTTGGCTACTCTCCCAAGTCCTCGTGCTTTCCCAACGCCAAGCGCAGCCCCCYGAAGAAAGGGGATGAGAATCTCCGGCAGTGCTCCAGAAAGCTCCACTGTGTGTCTGACATACTTGCAGATGGAGTGCGTGCCAAG GTGGAGCTGTCATTGGATGAGTTGCGGGAGGAGTTCGAGGAGTTGGATCCTTATAGGACGGGGTTTGTGAGCCAGAAGGAGTTCCAGGAAGTGCTGAAAGGTCTGTGTGCGCACCTCGATGACTACGAGTGGGAGATGCTGGCTCGAAAGTTTGACATCAACAGGGATGGAAG GGTTTCCTTCGTTGAGTTCCTGAGGCCCTTTGGGAGACGGAAACAGCCGTGGAGGCATGGATCCAACATGGCCGGCATACTGCAGTTCCATAACGAAACAGAGGATCTGTCTGCAGAGAAAGGCTCTTCCTTGTGTGACCAAGTACCACTGAGCTCAAGACTAAGGAAGAAG CTTCAGCGGCAGGGCAAGATTCTGCGTCGGGCCTTCCGCAGGCTGGACAGCTCTGCCAGCGGCTACCTCTCCCCAGGCGAGTTCCGAGCAGCTCTGCGGCTGTGTGACGTACCCTTGGACCCGGAGGAGTACTACCATGTCTTGGCCGGGCTGGACCGAGACCTAGCAGGCCGGGTGGCCTATCGCCGGCTGATCCAGGACATACGCAAGAAAAGAACCTCTGGGACTAGAGTAAAGTAA